Proteins encoded by one window of Candidatus Odinarchaeum yellowstonii:
- a CDS encoding YgiT-type zinc finger protein → MAEGGVCPKCGGVLVVGKTVYRFGLIELQDVACLKCESCGYETFTEDQLREVLRIIGEMDANLWI, encoded by the coding sequence GTGGCTGAGGGTGGGGTTTGCCCTAAGTGTGGTGGGGTTTTAGTTGTTGGTAAAACGGTTTACCGGTTTGGTTTAATCGAGCTTCAGGATGTGGCTTGCTTGAAGTGTGAGAGCTGCGGTTACGAGACTTTCACGGAGGATCAGTTGAGGGAGGTTTTAAGGATTATCGGGGAGATGGATGCGAATTTGTGGATTTAA
- a CDS encoding helix-turn-helix domain-containing protein, giving the protein MDYLCGVGVVGVDVLVKVFGGGYGVGGFRRWVLGPLLEARLVDVVEGGVRVSGVGFKVGEFIGRFGVPGVFSRSSRCYEVVVLLELDRCGGVGLRGLRGLVPWGSLRRVLRRLREFVVGVRVGGGWVYRGGGGVVDGLDGRVLDLVKSGVGSAGVIAGLLGVHRRTVYKCLSRLRGAGLVESVRGGLVYRLSGEGLELAGYLKCLLGYLRGLVKLDVSVGLSFLKCLAERGYPVSEREVYEDCFRSGVDLNRFGYVRESLKRLGFVVGNVYTGYTVSRLFWDTVKNM; this is encoded by the coding sequence TTGGATTATTTGTGTGGGGTTGGGGTTGTGGGTGTTGATGTTTTGGTTAAAGTTTTTGGTGGGGGTTATGGGGTTGGGGGTTTTAGGAGGTGGGTTTTGGGGCCTTTGTTGGAGGCGAGGTTGGTTGATGTTGTGGAGGGTGGTGTGAGGGTTTCGGGTGTGGGGTTTAAGGTTGGTGAGTTTATTGGGAGGTTTGGTGTTCCTGGTGTTTTTTCGCGTTCTAGTCGATGTTATGAGGTTGTTGTTTTATTGGAGTTGGATAGGTGTGGGGGGGTTGGTTTGAGGGGTTTGCGTGGTTTGGTTCCTTGGGGTTCTTTGAGGAGGGTTTTGAGGCGTTTGAGGGAGTTTGTGGTTGGTGTGCGGGTTGGTGGTGGGTGGGTTTATAGGGGTGGGGGTGGTGTGGTGGATGGTTTGGATGGGCGTGTTTTAGATTTGGTTAAGAGTGGGGTTGGTTCTGCTGGTGTGATTGCTGGTTTGCTGGGTGTTCATAGGAGGACTGTTTATAAGTGTTTGAGTAGGTTGAGGGGGGCTGGTTTAGTTGAGTCTGTTAGGGGTGGTTTAGTTTATAGGTTGAGTGGGGAGGGGTTGGAGTTGGCTGGTTACTTGAAGTGTTTGTTAGGTTATCTTAGGGGTTTGGTGAAGTTGGATGTGAGTGTTGGTTTGAGTTTTTTGAAGTGTTTAGCTGAGAGGGGTTACCCGGTTTCGGAGCGTGAGGTTTACGAGGATTGTTTTAGAAGTGGGGTGGATTTGAACCGGTTTGGTTATGTTCGGGAGAGTTTGAAGAGGCTTGGTTTCGTTGTAGGTAACGTGTATACGGGTTACACGGTTTCAAGGCTTTTTTGGGATACAGTTAAAAATATGTGA